One window from the genome of Nitrospirota bacterium encodes:
- a CDS encoding superoxide dismutase, with protein MPYAAKDYSKLIGMEGFSETLLKNHFTLYQGYVTNTNKVLDTLDQMLKDGKTGAPEFAELKRRLGWEFNGMRLHEYYFENLGGKGGIDKGGKLAKKLAEGFGSYEAWEKDFRGTGTMRGIGWAALYHDSQSGRLINFWINEHDVSHPAGCSLILIMDVFEHAFMLDYGLKRADYIEAFFKNIDWKAAEGRLK; from the coding sequence ATGCCATACGCAGCAAAGGACTATTCAAAACTCATAGGGATGGAGGGGTTCAGCGAGACATTGCTAAAGAATCATTTCACGCTCTATCAGGGGTATGTTACTAACACCAATAAAGTGCTGGATACGCTTGACCAGATGCTGAAGGACGGGAAAACCGGCGCCCCTGAATTTGCAGAACTCAAAAGGAGGCTTGGCTGGGAGTTTAACGGAATGAGGCTTCACGAGTATTACTTCGAGAACCTCGGAGGGAAGGGTGGAATTGACAAAGGCGGTAAGCTTGCAAAGAAACTCGCAGAGGGCTTCGGCAGTTATGAGGCGTGGGAAAAAGATTTCAGGGGAACAGGAACGATGAGAGGCATCGGATGGGCTGCTCTCTATCACGACAGCCAGAGCGGAAGGCTGATTAATTTCTGGATAAACGAGCACGATGTATCCCATCCCGCAGGATGCAGTCTAATTCTCATCATGGATGTTTTCGAGCATGCATTCATGCTTGATTACGGACTTAAGAGGGCTGACTATATAGAGGCGTTCTTTAAGAACATTGACTGGAAGGCAGCAGAGGGAAGACTTAAATAA
- a CDS encoding uroporphyrinogen decarboxylase: MNDTFLKACRGEEVDYTPVWFMRQAGRYLPEYQAVREQVDFLTLCKTPELAAKVTLQPVDILGVDAAILFSDILIPVEAMGMHLEFSEKKGPVLSEPVRTKSAVDRLVVPDTEDSMPFVLDTIKILRKELEKKVPLIGFSGAPFTLATYMIEGGSSKNFLNTKKMMFQSRAVFDYLMKKLTKTVISYLSSQIIAGAQAVQIFDSWAGILAPDDYKEFELPYVKKIVTSLKKQHPETPVIYFANNCAGIIKEVKKSGADVIGIDWRIDIADAIKRLGKKVAVQGNIDPCALFLPEEEIGKKVQDILLKGKSAKGHIFNLGHGILPETPVKNAIAAVEAVHKYSKRR; the protein is encoded by the coding sequence ATGAACGATACATTTCTTAAAGCGTGCAGGGGTGAAGAGGTGGATTACACTCCGGTCTGGTTTATGCGTCAGGCAGGCAGATACCTTCCCGAATATCAGGCCGTAAGGGAGCAGGTTGATTTTCTTACTCTCTGCAAAACCCCTGAACTTGCCGCAAAGGTAACTCTTCAGCCCGTTGACATATTAGGCGTTGATGCAGCAATACTTTTTTCGGACATACTCATCCCTGTTGAGGCAATGGGGATGCACCTTGAATTCTCGGAAAAAAAGGGGCCTGTTTTGAGCGAACCAGTCAGGACTAAATCCGCTGTTGACAGGCTTGTAGTGCCGGACACTGAAGATTCAATGCCATTTGTTCTGGATACGATAAAGATTCTGAGGAAAGAGCTTGAGAAAAAAGTCCCTCTCATCGGATTTTCCGGGGCTCCATTTACGCTTGCCACATACATGATTGAAGGCGGAAGCTCAAAGAACTTTCTAAATACAAAAAAGATGATGTTTCAGAGCAGGGCAGTATTTGATTATCTGATGAAAAAACTGACAAAGACAGTTATCTCATACCTTTCAAGCCAGATAATTGCAGGCGCTCAGGCGGTCCAGATATTTGACTCATGGGCAGGCATACTTGCGCCTGACGACTATAAAGAATTTGAACTTCCATACGTGAAAAAGATTGTAACCAGCCTCAAGAAGCAGCATCCTGAAACGCCTGTAATCTATTTTGCGAATAACTGCGCCGGAATTATTAAAGAGGTGAAAAAATCTGGCGCTGATGTTATAGGCATTGATTGGAGGATTGATATTGCTGATGCGATAAAGAGGCTCGGCAAAAAAGTGGCTGTTCAGGGCAACATAGACCCGTGCGCGCTTTTTTTACCGGAAGAAGAGATTGGGAAGAAAGTTCAGGACATATTATTAAAGGGGAAAAGCGCAAAAGGGCATATATTCAATCTCGGGCATGGGATACTTCCGGAGACGCCTGTAAAGAATGCCATTGCGGCCGTAGAAGCTGTGCATAAGTACAGCAAAAGGAGGTAA